A part of Caldicellulosiruptor owensensis OL genomic DNA contains:
- a CDS encoding sugar kinase: protein MFEVTSFGEIMLRLSPPGYQRILQATSFDINFGGAEANVVVALSNIGVKTSYVTLLPQNPIGDATVNFLRRYGVDTSYIKRKGKRLGIYFLEKGVGQRASSVVYDRADSAINEIQPGDIDWEDILKKTKIFFSTGITAALSQNVLNELKVAFKTAKNTGAKVAFDINYRSKLWNYERANEVISDLMSYVDILITNEEHVRKVLKIDMEEKYFEGIDLTTDGQKILFERLQTKYQNLERIILAARRSISASKNIFFAYTKDENGNIVFSKKREIEVVDRVGGGDAFTAGVLYGILKELESDKMLEVATYMCALKHTVEGDSLITSEDEIKQALGHDSSGMMKR from the coding sequence ATGTTTGAGGTAACAAGCTTTGGTGAGATAATGCTGAGGCTTTCACCGCCTGGGTATCAGAGGATTTTACAGGCGACAAGTTTTGACATCAATTTTGGCGGGGCTGAAGCAAACGTTGTTGTTGCTCTATCAAACATTGGGGTAAAGACAAGCTATGTTACACTCCTTCCACAAAACCCTATTGGTGATGCTACTGTAAACTTTCTGAGAAGATATGGAGTTGACACAAGCTATATAAAAAGAAAAGGTAAAAGGCTTGGAATTTACTTTCTTGAAAAGGGTGTAGGGCAGAGAGCATCTTCTGTTGTGTACGACAGGGCAGATTCTGCCATAAATGAGATACAGCCTGGGGATATCGACTGGGAAGATATTTTGAAAAAGACCAAGATATTTTTCTCAACAGGAATCACTGCTGCTTTATCACAAAATGTGTTAAATGAACTAAAAGTGGCTTTCAAGACAGCAAAAAATACAGGTGCAAAGGTGGCGTTTGACATCAATTATAGATCAAAACTGTGGAACTATGAAAGAGCAAATGAAGTGATTTCAGATCTTATGTCGTATGTGGACATTTTAATTACAAACGAAGAGCATGTGAGAAAAGTTTTAAAGATTGATATGGAAGAAAAATATTTTGAAGGCATTGACCTTACTACAGATGGGCAAAAGATTTTATTTGAAAGGTTGCAAACAAAGTACCAAAACTTGGAGAGAATAATTCTTGCTGCAAGAAGGAGTATATCTGCTTCCAAAAACATCTTTTTTGCCTATACAAAAGATGAAAATGGCAACATTGTATTTTCGAAAAAGCGCGAGATAGAAGTTGTCGACAGGGTTGGCGGCGGAGATGCTTTTACAGCAGGTGTTTTATATGGAATTTTAAAAGAGCTTGAGAGCGATAAGATGCTTGAGGTAGCAACATACATGTGTGCTTTGAAGCACACTGTAGAAGGTGATAGTCTCATTACGTCTGAAGACGAGATTAAACAGGCACTTGGGCATGACAGTTCTGGTATGATGAAAAGATAA
- a CDS encoding sugar phosphate isomerase/epimerase family protein, with protein MNEPIKKYFKIGTIHFMSFPEVIGGEGPIEETLKIILEDDYFDAVEITWVKDPEVRKRVAKMLKDAHIAVAYGAQPTLLRTGRNPNDLDPEKRKEVINFLKERIDEAIELGAQGLGFLSRQYDEAKKEEAFEALVDTTLQLCDYAKSKGNFMIELEVFDFDIDKKSLIGPADLAARFAERIKKEYDNFGLIVDLSHLPLTRETAEQALLPVKDYLTHVHIGNAVVKDPNHPAYGDKHPMFGIEGGENDVEELIEFLRVLKEIGFMDPDKRPILSFEVTPMAGQDPKIVLASSKRVLNEAWARL; from the coding sequence ATGAACGAACCAATTAAAAAGTATTTCAAAATAGGAACAATTCATTTTATGTCGTTTCCTGAGGTAATTGGTGGAGAAGGACCAATTGAAGAGACTTTGAAAATAATTCTTGAAGATGATTACTTTGATGCAGTTGAAATCACATGGGTAAAAGACCCGGAGGTAAGAAAAAGAGTAGCAAAAATGTTGAAGGACGCACATATAGCAGTTGCATATGGTGCACAGCCAACTCTTCTCAGAACAGGGCGAAATCCAAACGATTTGGACCCAGAGAAGAGAAAAGAGGTAATAAACTTTTTGAAAGAGAGAATAGATGAGGCGATTGAGCTTGGGGCTCAAGGACTTGGCTTTTTATCAAGGCAATATGATGAAGCAAAAAAAGAAGAGGCATTTGAGGCTTTGGTTGACACTACTTTGCAGCTCTGTGATTATGCAAAATCGAAAGGTAATTTCATGATTGAGCTTGAGGTGTTTGACTTTGACATTGACAAGAAGAGCTTGATTGGACCTGCAGATTTAGCAGCAAGATTTGCAGAGAGGATTAAAAAAGAATATGACAACTTTGGTTTGATTGTTGACCTGAGCCATTTACCGCTCACAAGAGAGACAGCAGAGCAAGCACTCTTGCCAGTAAAAGATTATCTTACACATGTTCATATAGGGAATGCAGTTGTAAAAGATCCTAACCATCCTGCATACGGTGACAAACATCCTATGTTCGGAATTGAAGGCGGAGAAAATGATGTTGAGGAGCTCATAGAATTTTTGAGAGTATTAAAGGAGATTGGATTTATGGATCCGGACAAGAGACCTATTTTGAGTTTTGAGGTAACACCTATGGCAGGGCAGGACCCAAAAATTGTTCTTGCAAGCTCAAAGAGAGTTTTGAACGAAGCATGGGCAAGATTGTAA
- the kduD gene encoding 2-dehydro-3-deoxy-D-gluconate 5-dehydrogenase KduD: MILDKFKLDGKVAIVTGASTGLGQGMAIALAEAGADIVGVDYVPCTETKQKIESIGRRFLEIQANLMTIEPINMIIEKTIQEFGRLDILVNNAGIIRRCDAIDFTEKDWDDVIAINLKTVFFFCQAAARQFIKQGTGGKIINIASMLSFQGGIRVPSYTASKSGVAGLTKALANEWAKYNINVNAIAPGYMATNNTQQLREDPVRSAEILSRIPAGRWGTPEDLQGAVVFLASDASEYVNGCILNVDGGWLAR; encoded by the coding sequence ATGATACTTGATAAATTCAAACTTGATGGGAAAGTTGCAATTGTAACAGGTGCTTCAACAGGTTTGGGACAGGGAATGGCAATTGCCTTAGCCGAGGCTGGAGCTGATATTGTTGGTGTTGATTACGTTCCATGTACAGAGACAAAACAGAAAATAGAGTCAATTGGAAGAAGGTTTTTGGAGATTCAGGCAAACTTAATGACAATCGAACCGATTAACATGATTATAGAAAAGACAATTCAGGAGTTTGGCAGGCTTGACATTTTAGTGAACAATGCAGGAATAATCAGAAGATGCGATGCAATTGACTTTACAGAAAAAGACTGGGACGATGTTATTGCTATTAATTTAAAGACAGTGTTCTTCTTCTGCCAGGCGGCAGCAAGACAGTTCATCAAGCAAGGAACAGGTGGAAAAATAATAAACATTGCATCAATGCTTTCTTTCCAGGGAGGAATTAGAGTTCCATCGTACACAGCAAGTAAAAGCGGTGTTGCAGGTCTCACTAAAGCACTTGCAAATGAGTGGGCAAAGTACAATATAAACGTCAATGCAATTGCACCGGGTTATATGGCAACAAACAATACTCAGCAGCTTCGTGAAGATCCTGTCAGAAGCGCTGAGATACTTTCCAGAATTCCGGCAGGTCGCTGGGGAACACCGGAAGATTTGCAGGGTGCTGTTGTGTTCTTGGCATCAGATGCGTCTGAATATGTAAATGGCTGTATTTTGAACGTTGATGGCGGCTGGCTTGCAAGGTGA
- a CDS encoding IclR family transcriptional regulator, with protein sequence MSQNSVQSIERAFEIIEALAVEPKGLSISELSQKLSLHKTTVHRILQTLLSRGYVHKDPQTLRYKLGVKFVEISSLYLNNIELKTEAHPFLRELVAMLNVTVHLAILDGTDVVYIDKIEQVNSIRLYSSIGKRVPAYCTALGKVMLSKFSDEEVEKMLSTIFLQPYTQNTITDVEKLVYEIRTVRNRGFAVDNEELQEGVRCIAAPIYDYRGEMIAAISISAPTSVLPPHKDEEIAQKVVETAKKISHRLGYVEEKKIIKERRCK encoded by the coding sequence ATGTCGCAAAATTCTGTTCAGTCAATTGAAAGGGCGTTTGAGATAATCGAAGCTTTGGCTGTTGAGCCAAAAGGGCTTTCAATCAGTGAACTTTCCCAAAAACTTTCTCTTCACAAGACCACTGTCCACAGGATTTTGCAGACACTGCTTAGCAGAGGGTATGTTCATAAAGACCCTCAGACCCTGCGCTACAAGCTTGGTGTAAAGTTTGTTGAGATTTCAAGCCTTTATCTTAACAACATTGAACTCAAAACCGAAGCACATCCGTTTTTGCGTGAGCTTGTGGCCATGTTAAATGTCACTGTACACCTGGCAATTCTTGACGGTACTGATGTTGTGTACATTGACAAGATTGAACAGGTAAACTCAATAAGGCTTTACTCCTCAATTGGAAAAAGAGTCCCTGCATACTGCACGGCTCTTGGGAAGGTGATGCTTAGCAAGTTTTCAGATGAAGAAGTTGAAAAGATGCTATCTACAATTTTTCTGCAGCCATATACCCAAAACACCATCACGGATGTGGAAAAGCTTGTGTATGAGATAAGGACTGTACGAAATAGAGGCTTTGCAGTTGACAATGAAGAGTTGCAAGAAGGTGTGAGGTGTATCGCTGCACCCATATATGACTATAGAGGCGAGATGATTGCTGCCATTAGCATTTCAGCGCCGACCAGTGTACTGCCACCTCACAAAGATGAAGAAATAGCGCAAAAGGTTGTAGAGACTGCAAAGAAAATTTCTCACAGGCTTGGGTATGTCGAGGAGAAAAAGATTATCAAGGAAAGGAGATGTAAGTAA
- a CDS encoding class II fructose-bisphosphate aldolase: MLVNLNEVLSYTKVKKFGVGMFNGLSADFYEGLIDAAEQLRCPIIIGVADRFVDRIDFEMIAEVMIFLAKRASVPVCVHLDHAKSLKNIIRAIKAGFTSVMFDGSSLPFEENIKKTREIVEIAHSVGVSVEGELGVVGRGDWDFKNPEFYTKPEEAEIFAAQTNVDALAVAIGTVHGVYKGEPRLDFERLSEIRKRVDCYLVLHGGSGLSDDDFKKCIEYGINKINIFTDLTIAINNQLPEFIKQIEDLTPAIFERIREIVKFETIKKLKIFGSYDII, translated from the coding sequence TTGCTTGTAAATCTAAATGAGGTGTTGAGCTATACAAAAGTAAAAAAGTTTGGTGTGGGGATGTTCAACGGGCTTTCTGCCGATTTTTATGAAGGACTGATTGATGCTGCAGAGCAGCTCAGGTGTCCAATTATTATCGGTGTTGCTGACAGGTTTGTTGACAGGATTGATTTTGAGATGATTGCGGAAGTTATGATTTTTCTTGCAAAAAGGGCATCTGTTCCGGTGTGTGTTCATCTTGACCATGCAAAAAGTCTGAAAAATATTATCAGAGCAATAAAGGCTGGGTTTACATCTGTTATGTTTGATGGTTCAAGCTTGCCGTTTGAAGAAAATATAAAAAAAACCAGAGAAATTGTTGAGATAGCGCACTCTGTTGGTGTTAGTGTTGAAGGCGAGCTTGGAGTTGTGGGCAGAGGCGACTGGGATTTTAAAAATCCGGAATTTTACACAAAACCTGAAGAAGCAGAGATTTTTGCTGCACAGACAAATGTTGATGCTTTGGCTGTTGCGATTGGTACTGTACATGGGGTTTATAAAGGTGAGCCGCGGCTTGATTTTGAGAGGCTTTCTGAAATAAGAAAAAGGGTTGACTGTTATCTTGTGCTTCATGGTGGGTCTGGTCTTTCTGACGATGATTTTAAAAAATGTATAGAATATGGTATAAATAAGATAAATATATTTACAGATTTGACAATTGCTATAAACAATCAACTTCCGGAATTTATAAAACAAATAGAAGATTTGACCCCTGCGATATTTGAAAGAATCAGAGAGATTGTAAAGTTTGAAACCATTAAGAAACTCAAAATCTTTGGGAGTTATGACATTATATAG
- a CDS encoding bifunctional 2-keto-4-hydroxyglutarate aldolase/2-keto-3-deoxy-6-phosphogluconate aldolase, which translates to MQKEQVLQKINDNGLVVVVRAESKEKALKITEACIKGGASAIEITFTVPGADEIIKYLTSTYKEDEIIIGAGTVLDSETARIAILAGAKFVVSPYLNPEMVKLCNRYRIASMPGAMTIKEVVEALECGADVIKIFPGELFGPKIIKAYKGPIPQARLMPTGGVDLDNVDEWIKAGAFAVGVGSNITKYAKDGDFSKVEEVCRQFVEKIKMAKGKVLE; encoded by the coding sequence ATGCAAAAGGAACAGGTACTGCAAAAGATAAATGACAATGGGCTTGTTGTTGTTGTTCGTGCAGAGTCGAAAGAGAAGGCTCTCAAGATTACAGAGGCATGTATAAAAGGTGGTGCCAGCGCAATTGAGATAACCTTTACCGTGCCCGGCGCTGACGAGATAATAAAATATCTTACAAGCACGTACAAGGAAGATGAGATTATAATAGGAGCAGGTACAGTTCTTGACAGCGAAACAGCACGAATTGCCATTTTAGCCGGTGCAAAGTTTGTTGTAAGTCCATACCTCAATCCTGAAATGGTAAAACTTTGTAACAGGTACAGGATAGCTTCAATGCCCGGTGCTATGACAATAAAAGAGGTTGTGGAAGCCCTTGAATGTGGTGCAGATGTTATAAAGATCTTCCCTGGAGAGCTTTTTGGACCAAAGATTATAAAAGCATACAAAGGACCAATCCCACAGGCAAGACTTATGCCAACAGGTGGCGTTGACCTTGACAATGTTGATGAGTGGATAAAAGCGGGTGCGTTTGCGGTAGGTGTTGGCAGTAACATAACAAAGTATGCAAAGGATGGAGACTTTAGCAAAGTGGAAGAGGTATGCAGACAGTTTGTTGAAAAAATAAAGATGGCAAAGGGGAAGGTATTAGAGTGA
- a CDS encoding pectinesterase family protein: MFTVKNYLPDATLSKYVKVSVRADENIFVKMFLNQELWLERFLREDEILDAIFELNSGKNVLQIEGENFEGNRYVLNKSIRYLEKPFAIVDQNYAGCDKDVAGGIVFCKSLKSLVEILKKENSSYKAVFIRNGIYREKVDLDSSKVMLIGEDKNKTIMTYSLAAGLPAESGGILYTSNTATFTISGEDFVVENITFENSFDRNIPIEHRQAVAVKVLADRIMFFNCAFKSTQDTLYADFGRQYYYKCYIEGDVDFIFGAATAIFEECVICSLDREDRKIKGYVTAASTKPDSNFGFLFIRCKLISNIREKECVYLGRPWHPSSDPQRWANVVFKECYLDEHIHPDGWCEMHGFCPENERFFEYRNFGPGSSKQNPKRPQLDETEAERYTKENVLKEWKVEI; the protein is encoded by the coding sequence TTGTTTACAGTAAAAAACTACCTTCCCGATGCTACTTTGTCCAAATATGTGAAGGTTTCGGTCAGGGCAGATGAAAATATTTTTGTGAAGATGTTTCTCAACCAAGAACTGTGGTTAGAAAGGTTTCTCAGAGAAGATGAGATTCTGGACGCAATTTTTGAGCTAAATAGCGGAAAAAACGTATTGCAGATTGAAGGTGAAAATTTTGAGGGGAACAGGTATGTTTTGAACAAAAGTATAAGATATCTTGAAAAACCATTTGCAATAGTTGACCAAAACTATGCGGGGTGTGACAAAGATGTTGCAGGTGGCATAGTTTTTTGCAAAAGTTTAAAAAGCTTGGTTGAAATCCTTAAAAAAGAAAACTCTTCATATAAAGCTGTATTTATAAGAAATGGAATTTATAGAGAAAAAGTAGATCTTGATTCCTCAAAGGTAATGCTAATTGGTGAGGACAAAAACAAAACCATTATGACTTATTCTCTGGCAGCAGGACTTCCTGCAGAAAGCGGGGGGATTTTATATACCTCAAACACTGCTACATTTACAATATCTGGAGAGGACTTTGTTGTTGAAAATATCACTTTTGAGAATAGTTTTGATAGAAATATTCCTATTGAGCACAGACAGGCTGTTGCTGTAAAGGTATTGGCTGACAGGATAATGTTTTTCAACTGTGCCTTTAAAAGCACCCAGGACACTCTCTATGCCGATTTTGGGAGGCAGTATTATTATAAATGCTACATAGAGGGAGATGTGGATTTCATTTTTGGGGCAGCAACAGCTATTTTCGAGGAATGTGTGATATGTTCGCTTGACAGGGAAGACAGAAAAATAAAAGGGTATGTTACAGCAGCAAGTACAAAACCAGACAGCAATTTTGGGTTCTTGTTTATAAGGTGCAAGCTTATATCCAATATAAGAGAAAAAGAGTGTGTCTACCTTGGAAGACCATGGCATCCATCTTCTGATCCTCAAAGGTGGGCAAATGTTGTGTTTAAGGAATGCTATTTGGATGAGCACATTCATCCCGATGGATGGTGCGAGATGCACGGCTTTTGCCCTGAAAATGAGAGATTTTTCGAATATAGAAATTTTGGTCCGGGTAGCAGCAAACAAAATCCCAAAAGACCTCAACTTGATGAAACAGAGGCTGAGAGGTATACAAAGGAAAATGTTTTAAAAGAGTGGAAAGTAGAAATATAG
- a CDS encoding 2-hydroxyacid dehydrogenase, producing MKILVTRRIMEPAIELLKKYGEVEVNPHDRPMTREELLKAIADKDAVLTQLVDKVDSEFFDHAPNVKIVANYAVGYDNIDIEEATRRGVYVTNTPDVLTNATAELAWALLFAAARRIVEADKFMRGGHYKGWGPMLFLGKGVTGKTLGVIGAGRIGQAFARMSKGFNMKILYYDFERKESFENEMGAQFVPLDELLKEADFISIHVPLTPQTRHLIGEREFSLMKPSAILINTARGPIVDEKALVKALKEKKIFAAGLDVYEREPEFEPELAELDNVVMLPHIGSATEESRLDMAMLAANNIVDFIEGRVPRTLVNKEVLNKK from the coding sequence ATGAAGATACTTGTGACAAGAAGAATAATGGAACCGGCGATTGAACTTTTGAAAAAGTACGGTGAGGTTGAAGTAAACCCCCACGACAGACCAATGACAAGAGAAGAGCTTTTGAAAGCAATAGCTGACAAGGACGCAGTTTTGACCCAGCTTGTTGACAAAGTTGACAGTGAGTTTTTCGACCATGCACCGAATGTCAAGATTGTTGCAAACTATGCAGTGGGGTACGATAACATAGATATTGAAGAGGCAACAAGAAGAGGTGTTTATGTAACAAACACGCCAGACGTTCTGACAAACGCGACAGCTGAGCTTGCGTGGGCACTGTTGTTTGCTGCGGCAAGAAGAATAGTTGAAGCTGACAAGTTTATGAGAGGCGGGCATTACAAAGGCTGGGGTCCGATGCTCTTTTTAGGCAAGGGCGTGACTGGCAAGACACTTGGTGTAATTGGTGCTGGCAGGATTGGCCAGGCTTTTGCAAGAATGTCAAAAGGATTTAACATGAAGATCTTGTACTATGATTTTGAGAGGAAAGAAAGCTTTGAAAATGAAATGGGCGCTCAGTTTGTACCACTGGACGAGCTTTTGAAAGAAGCAGATTTTATATCAATCCATGTGCCGCTCACACCACAAACAAGGCATTTAATTGGCGAAAGAGAATTTTCTCTCATGAAACCGTCGGCAATCTTAATTAACACAGCACGCGGACCAATTGTAGATGAAAAGGCGCTTGTCAAAGCACTAAAAGAAAAGAAGATTTTTGCGGCAGGGCTTGACGTGTATGAGAGAGAACCCGAGTTTGAGCCAGAACTGGCTGAACTTGACAATGTTGTAATGCTTCCTCACATTGGATCTGCAACAGAAGAGTCAAGACTTGACATGGCAATGCTTGCAGCAAACAATATAGTAGATTTCATTGAGGGAAGAGTTCCAAGAACACTTGTCAATAAAGAGGTTTTAAACAAGAAGTAA
- the xylB gene encoding xylulokinase, whose protein sequence is MEKILTIDIGTTACKVILFDLEGNILAKSNREYPTYTPQIEWAEQDPFDWWKEAVEGIREVVQAAGAEGILAIGLSSQRETVVPLDREGNVLSRAISWMDRRSRAEAEEISRQLGKDTIHKITGLIPDSTFTATKLLWLKKHQPEILQKTHVFLQPKEFIGYMLTGEAATDHSLASRTMMFDINKRQWWEDIFEFVGVKTSQFPRLCYADEVIGYLKEDVAKILGLKSGIPVVSGGGDRPLEALGAGIVGSRVMESTGTATNVSMSSNKVPENLDPRVVCSCHVIRDHYLIEQGITTSGTILRWVRDNFYRGEKEKGENVYGLIDNEAESSKPGANGVLLLPFFMGSRATRWNPDAKGVLFGLTLTHSRADIARAVLEGISYEIRACIEILESMDLKVESIVSMGGGAKSRVWSRIKADVLGKKVVVEKVQEAASKGAMILASYAVGARDSLIEEKREVLFEYQPDTKNHEVYNRMYEIYNQLYNSVSHLYTKLSQY, encoded by the coding sequence ATGGAAAAGATTTTAACAATAGATATTGGAACCACTGCCTGCAAGGTGATACTTTTTGACCTTGAAGGCAATATCCTTGCAAAATCAAACAGGGAATATCCTACATATACACCACAGATTGAATGGGCTGAACAGGACCCGTTTGATTGGTGGAAGGAAGCGGTAGAAGGTATCAGGGAAGTTGTGCAAGCAGCAGGAGCAGAAGGTATTTTGGCAATTGGGCTATCATCTCAAAGGGAGACAGTAGTACCACTTGACAGGGAGGGAAATGTTCTATCAAGAGCTATCTCGTGGATGGATAGACGTTCAAGAGCTGAGGCAGAAGAAATTTCACGGCAGCTTGGAAAAGACACGATACATAAAATAACAGGTTTAATTCCAGACTCTACATTTACAGCAACAAAGCTTTTGTGGCTCAAAAAACATCAGCCAGAGATTTTGCAAAAAACTCATGTTTTCCTGCAGCCAAAAGAGTTTATAGGATACATGTTAACAGGTGAAGCTGCAACCGACCATTCGCTGGCAAGCAGAACAATGATGTTTGATATAAACAAAAGACAGTGGTGGGAAGATATATTTGAGTTTGTGGGGGTAAAAACTTCTCAATTTCCGAGGCTTTGCTATGCAGATGAAGTCATAGGGTATTTAAAAGAAGATGTTGCAAAAATTCTGGGACTCAAAAGTGGAATACCAGTTGTAAGCGGTGGTGGAGATAGACCTTTAGAAGCATTAGGAGCAGGGATTGTAGGAAGCCGTGTTATGGAGTCAACAGGAACTGCAACAAATGTTTCAATGTCATCTAATAAAGTGCCAGAAAATCTTGACCCGAGGGTTGTATGTTCCTGCCATGTAATAAGGGACCATTATCTAATTGAGCAGGGTATAACAACAAGCGGTACAATTTTAAGATGGGTAAGGGACAACTTTTACAGGGGCGAGAAGGAAAAAGGTGAGAACGTTTATGGATTGATTGACAATGAGGCAGAAAGTTCAAAGCCGGGTGCAAATGGGGTTTTACTTTTACCGTTTTTCATGGGCAGCCGTGCAACAAGGTGGAACCCTGATGCAAAAGGAGTTTTGTTCGGGCTGACGCTAACGCACTCAAGAGCTGATATTGCAAGGGCTGTGCTTGAAGGGATTTCGTATGAAATAAGAGCGTGCATAGAGATTTTAGAGTCTATGGATCTTAAGGTTGAAAGTATAGTTTCTATGGGGGGTGGCGCAAAAAGCAGAGTATGGAGCAGAATTAAAGCCGATGTTCTGGGCAAAAAGGTTGTTGTTGAAAAGGTACAGGAGGCAGCATCAAAAGGTGCGATGATTCTTGCGTCATATGCAGTTGGTGCAAGAGATAGCTTGATTGAGGAAAAAAGAGAAGTACTTTTTGAATACCAGCCAGATACTAAAAACCATGAGGTTTATAACAGAATGTATGAAATTTACAATCAGCTTTACAACTCGGTTTCTCACCTTTATACAAAGCTTTCTCAATATTGA
- a CDS encoding DeoR/GlpR family DNA-binding transcription regulator — protein sequence MLSATRRQKIKEILMEKKSVTVTELCNIFNVSDETIRRDLKKLEQEGIIEKNYGGAILKEGVSIVPPISQRSKEFIQEKERIAFEAINRIKEGMVVILDTGTTTQQIARKLKSFQHITVITNGINIVNELITNNSINLFLVGGKVKNSNFSTVGPEAQKAFLQFSADIAFIGTSGISLEKGLTTSDVFEAEVKRAMIDSSKEVIVVADSSKFKKNAMVSFATLSKVSEIITAGEISSELLESFRQKGVKITVV from the coding sequence ATGCTTTCAGCAACGCGCAGGCAAAAAATTAAAGAGATATTGATGGAAAAAAAGAGTGTGACTGTCACAGAGCTTTGCAACATTTTCAATGTATCTGACGAGACAATCAGAAGAGATTTGAAAAAACTTGAACAGGAAGGGATAATCGAGAAGAATTATGGTGGAGCTATTTTAAAAGAAGGGGTGTCAATAGTTCCGCCCATTTCCCAGCGTTCAAAAGAGTTTATCCAGGAAAAAGAAAGAATTGCGTTTGAGGCAATAAATAGAATTAAAGAGGGTATGGTTGTAATTTTGGATACAGGGACAACCACACAGCAGATAGCAAGAAAACTCAAAAGTTTTCAACATATAACTGTTATAACCAATGGTATAAATATAGTGAATGAACTTATAACAAATAACAGTATCAACTTATTTTTAGTTGGTGGTAAAGTTAAAAATTCCAATTTTTCGACAGTTGGTCCTGAGGCACAAAAAGCATTTTTGCAGTTTAGTGCTGATATAGCTTTTATAGGGACAAGTGGCATTTCTCTTGAAAAGGGTCTTACAACCTCTGATGTATTTGAAGCAGAAGTAAAAAGAGCAATGATAGACAGCAGCAAAGAGGTTATAGTTGTTGCAGACAGCAGCAAGTTCAAGAAAAATGCCATGGTTTCATTTGCAACCCTGAGCAAGGTATCTGAAATTATTACTGCGGGGGAGATAAGTAGTGAGCTTCTGGAGAGTTTCAGACAAAAGGGTGTAAAAATAACTGTGGTATAA
- the kduI gene encoding 5-dehydro-4-deoxy-D-glucuronate isomerase, whose amino-acid sequence MEVKYAMHPDQFKTLTTDEIRKEFLIENLFEYGKINMVYTHVDRVIVGGAVPTVEVLILEDGKEIGAQYFLERREIGIINIGSKGYVVADGQKYELDKRDGLYIGMGTKKIEFGSDDPATPAKFYFVSTPAHKQYPIEKIDIKNTEATHLGSLSESNERTIYKYIHPDGVKSCQLVMGMTILDPNNVWNTMPCHLHDRRMEVYFYFDMPEDAFVLHLMGEPQETRHIIVRNEQAVISPSWSIHSGVGTKNYTFIWAMAGENQSYSDVEPVPMKELK is encoded by the coding sequence ATGGAAGTAAAATATGCAATGCATCCTGATCAATTTAAGACTTTGACTACAGATGAGATACGAAAGGAGTTTTTGATTGAAAACTTGTTTGAATATGGAAAAATCAACATGGTCTACACTCATGTTGATAGAGTAATTGTTGGTGGTGCTGTGCCAACGGTAGAAGTTCTAATCTTGGAAGATGGCAAAGAGATTGGTGCTCAGTATTTTCTTGAAAGAAGAGAGATTGGGATAATCAATATAGGCAGCAAAGGGTATGTTGTTGCAGATGGACAGAAGTATGAACTTGACAAGAGAGACGGACTTTACATTGGCATGGGAACAAAGAAAATAGAGTTTGGCAGTGACGATCCTGCAACCCCCGCCAAGTTCTACTTTGTATCAACTCCTGCGCATAAACAATATCCAATAGAAAAGATTGACATAAAAAATACTGAGGCAACTCATCTTGGTTCGCTTTCTGAGTCAAATGAAAGGACAATCTACAAATACATCCATCCAGACGGGGTAAAAAGTTGCCAGCTTGTAATGGGAATGACAATTTTAGACCCCAACAATGTATGGAACACCATGCCCTGCCATTTGCATGACAGGAGAATGGAAGTTTACTTCTATTTTGACATGCCAGAAGATGCGTTTGTTTTGCACCTGATGGGAGAGCCGCAGGAGACAAGACATATTATTGTGAGAAATGAACAGGCGGTAATCAGCCCGAGCTGGTCGATACACTCGGGTGTTGGAACTAAAAACTATACATTCATCTGGGCAATGGCTGGAGAGAACCAGTCATATTCTGATGTTGAACCTGTGCCAATGAAGGAACTCAAATAA